In the Streptomyces formicae genome, one interval contains:
- a CDS encoding GntP family permease, with the protein MSPSPLSALAAAPATEPPPHTGGILTLIDGTAGLLTVAALGIVLLLFLIIKIRLQPFVALLAVSIVVGLSAGLSVTELFGTVQKSDAVSVIESGMGGILGHVAIIIGLGTMLGAILEVSGGAEALASRLLGLFGEKRAPLAMGLTGLIFGVPVFFDVGIFVLAPIVYAAAKRSGKSILLYCLPLLAGLSMTHAFLPPHPGPVAAAGLLKVDLGWVILMGIVCGIPAVLAAWAFSAWIGKRIFVPVPQDMVEAADEAKAAVVAEQRAAGVQPSEKPVPLGIVFTIIGTPLLLILLATFSSIAFDPSTFRSVIEFFGSPFVALTIALLMAYYLLGIRRGWSRKSLETVSTSSLKPVGNILLVVGAGGIFGAVLKASGVATAISDTFQDVGLPIIVLAYLLSLILRVAQGSATVAIVTTAGIVAPLLSEGDYSQAFVALVIMAISAGSIFASHVNDGGFWMVAKYFGISERDTLKTWTVLESVLSVAGFAVAGAVSLFV; encoded by the coding sequence ACCGCACACCGGTGGAATCCTCACCCTGATCGACGGCACGGCGGGTCTGCTGACCGTCGCCGCGCTCGGCATCGTGCTCCTGCTCTTCCTGATCATCAAGATCAGGCTGCAGCCCTTCGTGGCGCTGCTCGCGGTCTCCATAGTCGTCGGCCTCTCGGCCGGCCTCTCCGTCACCGAACTCTTCGGCACGGTCCAGAAGTCCGACGCGGTCTCGGTCATCGAATCGGGCATGGGCGGCATCCTCGGCCATGTGGCGATCATCATCGGCCTCGGTACGATGCTCGGCGCGATCCTCGAAGTCTCCGGCGGCGCCGAGGCGTTGGCCTCCCGACTGCTCGGCCTCTTCGGCGAGAAGCGCGCCCCCCTGGCGATGGGCCTGACGGGCCTCATCTTCGGTGTCCCCGTCTTCTTCGACGTCGGCATCTTCGTCCTCGCACCGATCGTCTACGCCGCCGCCAAGCGCTCCGGCAAGTCGATCCTCCTCTACTGCCTCCCCCTGCTCGCGGGTCTCTCCATGACCCACGCGTTCCTGCCCCCGCACCCCGGCCCCGTGGCCGCGGCGGGCCTCCTGAAGGTCGACCTCGGCTGGGTCATCCTCATGGGCATCGTCTGCGGCATCCCCGCGGTCCTCGCCGCCTGGGCCTTCTCCGCGTGGATCGGCAAGCGCATCTTCGTGCCCGTGCCGCAGGACATGGTCGAGGCCGCCGACGAGGCGAAGGCCGCGGTCGTCGCCGAGCAGCGCGCGGCGGGCGTACAGCCCAGCGAGAAGCCGGTGCCGCTCGGCATCGTCTTCACCATCATCGGTACGCCGCTGCTCCTGATCCTCCTGGCGACCTTCTCCTCGATCGCCTTCGACCCCTCCACCTTCCGGTCGGTCATCGAGTTCTTCGGCAGCCCCTTCGTCGCCCTGACGATCGCGCTCCTCATGGCCTACTACCTGCTCGGCATCCGGCGCGGCTGGTCCCGCAAGTCCCTGGAGACGGTGTCGACCTCGTCCCTCAAGCCGGTCGGCAACATCCTCCTGGTGGTCGGCGCGGGCGGGATCTTCGGCGCGGTCCTCAAGGCCAGCGGCGTCGCCACGGCCATCTCGGACACCTTCCAGGACGTGGGCCTGCCGATCATCGTCCTCGCCTACCTGCTCTCCCTGATCCTGCGCGTCGCGCAGGGCTCGGCGACGGTGGCGATCGTCACCACGGCGGGCATCGTGGCCCCGCTCCTCTCCGAGGGCGACTACTCCCAGGCCTTCGTGGCCCTGGTCATCATGGCGATCTCGGCGGGCTCGATCTTCGCCTCGCACGTCAACGACGGCGGGTTCTGGATGGTGGCGAAGTACTTCGGCATCTCGGAGCGGGATACGCTGAAGACGTGGACGGTCCTGGAGTCGGTCCTCTCGGTGGCCGGGTTCGCGGTGGCGGGCGCGGTCAGCCTGTTCGTCTAG
- a CDS encoding alpha/beta hydrolase, translating into MRHIRNVGLVLAACLGAAPAATAATGTTATTPANSPAGLGRYYDQHLSWGGCAKSPDDTMGRDLDKAGVQCADVTVPLDYSKPRGRTITVAISRLKATDTRHRIGSMLLNNGGPGNGAVQSPPEFHGWMKKTGPRYDIVGFDPRFVGRSTPLDCGWNVGTTLFSAGLGRAGFERQVDLHKGLAAKCRATDADVLPHVSTRNTARDMDVIRGALGERKISYFGYSYGTYLGTVYTQMFPGRTDRVVLDGAIDPREFGPRLLAESVGENERALAAWATWAAGRNDAYGLGRTRAQVLATVDRVIKKSARGPLTVGTAPDAFRLDDSQVPFVLLAGLDSDTDASRASLGEQLSVLNKAAAGQPTTLSPQFAGLLRLATTGEQSAMGSAQTAVICGDAAAPRDPEVYWRTIERSRAAYPRFGALNNNIGPCAFWDRPRERPTRVEHDAKALIVSATGDPRTPHKGAVALHGLLASSKLITVKGANRHAVYGLYENACVDNQVNRYLATGKLPAGDRTCSQQTG; encoded by the coding sequence ATGAGACATATACGGAACGTCGGCCTCGTCCTCGCCGCCTGCCTCGGCGCGGCCCCCGCGGCGACCGCCGCGACCGGCACGACGGCCACCACCCCGGCGAACTCCCCCGCCGGGCTCGGCCGTTACTACGACCAGCACCTGAGCTGGGGCGGATGCGCCAAGAGCCCGGACGACACCATGGGCCGCGACCTGGACAAGGCGGGCGTCCAGTGCGCCGACGTCACCGTGCCGCTCGACTACTCCAAGCCCCGTGGCCGTACGATCACGGTCGCGATATCCCGGCTCAAGGCCACCGACACCCGCCACCGCATCGGCTCGATGCTGCTCAACAACGGCGGCCCCGGCAACGGCGCCGTCCAGTCCCCGCCGGAGTTCCACGGGTGGATGAAGAAGACGGGACCGCGGTACGACATCGTCGGCTTCGACCCGCGCTTCGTCGGCCGCAGCACCCCGCTGGACTGCGGCTGGAACGTCGGCACCACGCTCTTCTCCGCGGGCCTCGGCCGGGCGGGCTTCGAGCGCCAGGTCGACCTGCACAAGGGGCTGGCCGCCAAATGCCGGGCCACCGACGCCGACGTGCTGCCGCACGTGAGCACCCGCAACACGGCCCGCGACATGGACGTCATCCGCGGCGCGCTCGGCGAGAGGAAGATCTCCTACTTCGGCTACTCGTACGGCACTTACCTGGGCACCGTGTACACCCAGATGTTCCCGGGACGCACCGACCGCGTGGTCCTGGACGGCGCCATCGACCCGCGCGAGTTCGGTCCCCGCCTGCTGGCGGAGTCCGTCGGCGAGAACGAGCGGGCCCTCGCCGCCTGGGCCACCTGGGCGGCCGGGCGGAACGACGCCTACGGCCTGGGACGCACCCGCGCCCAGGTCCTCGCCACCGTCGACCGCGTCATCAAGAAGTCCGCGCGCGGCCCGCTGACCGTCGGCACCGCGCCGGACGCCTTCCGGCTCGACGACAGCCAGGTCCCGTTCGTGCTCCTCGCCGGGCTGGACAGCGACACCGACGCGTCACGGGCGTCCCTCGGCGAGCAGCTGTCCGTGCTGAACAAGGCGGCGGCCGGGCAACCGACCACGCTCTCACCCCAGTTCGCCGGGCTCCTGCGGCTCGCGACGACCGGCGAGCAGTCGGCCATGGGCAGTGCGCAGACCGCCGTCATCTGCGGGGACGCGGCCGCCCCGCGCGACCCGGAGGTCTACTGGCGGACCATCGAGCGCAGCCGCGCCGCCTACCCGCGCTTCGGCGCGCTGAACAACAACATCGGCCCGTGCGCCTTCTGGGACCGGCCCCGCGAGCGGCCCACCCGGGTCGAGCACGACGCGAAGGCGCTGATCGTGTCCGCCACGGGCGACCCGCGCACCCCGCACAAGGGCGCCGTCGCCCTGCACGGCCTGCTGGCGAGCTCCAAGCTGATCACCGTCAAGGGTGCCAACCGGCACGCGGTCTACGGCCTCTACGAGAACGCCTGCGTCGACAACCAGGTCAACCGCTACCTGGCCACCGGCAAGCTGCCCGCAGGCGACCGGACCTGCTCCCAGCAGACCGGCTAG